One genomic window of Methanospirillum lacunae includes the following:
- a CDS encoding valine--tRNA ligase translates to MPLSDPLPKNYDYREVEARWQKIWKEEDHYFQENSDKPQFVIDTPPPYPTGEFHIGNAFNWCYIDFLARYKRMKGYNVMFPQGWDCHGLPTEVKVEETHKITKNDVPRQQFREMCRALTIGNIEKMRASMRRMAFSIDWSHEYITMMPYYYGKTQLSFLRMFKAGQIYQSNHPVNFCPRCETAIAFAEVNYSDRTTSLNFFNFDGIEIATTRPELLAACVAVAVHPTDDRYSGKGGKTLKVPLFGHEVPIITDEAVDPAFGSGAVMICTFGDKQDVLWWRTHNLPLRKAIDKTGKMTDIAGKYVGMTSGDCRKAILAEMQEQGILIRQQPLEQRVGTCWRCKTPIEILSENQWFVKIPHEAALKAAKEVKWYPEHMFLRMENWIEQMEWDWCISRQRLFATPIPIWFCKDCGEIIIPEEADLPVDPTVDKPKKPCPKCGSTSFAAETDVLDTWMDSSISVLHVTGWDGSQKKPPLFPAQIRPQGHDIIRTWAFYTILRAVSLVGGRPWDQILVNGMVLGEDGFKMSKSRGNVTVPEEILSQYGADSLRQWAAAGAATGSDIQFNWNDVVAANRFLTKMWNISRFALMQLSREPYNEKAPITALADRWLLVRLDQTVRDVSDAFETYQFDRGLRMIREFAWDVLADNYIEIVKGRLYGGSGRDGACVAIQTALNSLCRMMAPYTPYFAEEIWSAAFEGSVHKQHWVDFSYTDPQALADGQMLVRIVNEVRRYKHDKNLALNAPLGTVTVYATDLIDDAGDGSLALNCTLKYMAGKPELRQVTTGVSFNMGIIGPALRGQAKGFMQAIEALPKDQLGVLPKSIMVGGEEIAVPEGSVIPKMSYTVAGAAVEIITAQDDLIITVEQKE, encoded by the coding sequence ATGCCCTTGTCCGATCCACTTCCCAAAAATTATGATTATCGCGAGGTTGAGGCGCGATGGCAGAAAATCTGGAAGGAAGAAGACCATTACTTTCAAGAGAACTCAGATAAACCTCAATTTGTCATTGATACACCCCCGCCATATCCGACAGGAGAATTCCATATAGGTAACGCCTTTAACTGGTGCTACATCGATTTTCTCGCCAGATACAAGAGGATGAAAGGATATAACGTGATGTTCCCACAGGGGTGGGACTGTCACGGCCTTCCAACCGAGGTCAAGGTAGAAGAGACACATAAAATCACTAAAAATGATGTCCCCCGCCAGCAGTTTCGGGAGATGTGCCGCGCTCTCACAATTGGTAACATTGAGAAGATGCGTGCATCTATGCGTCGCATGGCGTTCTCAATAGACTGGTCGCACGAATACATCACCATGATGCCGTACTATTACGGCAAAACCCAGCTCTCATTTTTACGAATGTTTAAAGCCGGCCAGATTTACCAGAGCAATCATCCGGTTAATTTCTGTCCACGTTGCGAGACTGCGATAGCATTTGCTGAGGTCAATTATAGTGATCGGACCACGTCTCTGAATTTTTTCAACTTTGACGGTATCGAAATAGCAACAACCAGGCCCGAACTTCTTGCAGCATGTGTTGCCGTAGCGGTTCACCCAACAGATGATCGATACTCAGGAAAAGGAGGAAAAACCCTGAAGGTTCCTCTCTTTGGGCATGAGGTTCCGATCATCACCGATGAGGCTGTAGACCCTGCCTTTGGATCTGGTGCGGTCATGATCTGTACTTTTGGTGACAAGCAGGATGTTCTCTGGTGGAGAACTCACAATCTCCCCCTGCGTAAGGCCATCGACAAGACAGGGAAAATGACCGACATTGCAGGGAAATATGTTGGTATGACATCAGGGGATTGCAGAAAAGCAATCCTTGCCGAGATGCAGGAGCAGGGGATCCTCATCAGACAACAACCGCTTGAACAGAGGGTCGGCACATGTTGGAGATGCAAAACTCCCATTGAGATCCTGTCTGAAAATCAGTGGTTTGTTAAAATTCCACACGAAGCAGCGCTGAAAGCTGCTAAAGAGGTGAAATGGTATCCAGAGCATATGTTCCTGCGGATGGAAAACTGGATCGAGCAGATGGAATGGGACTGGTGTATCTCCCGCCAGCGACTCTTTGCCACTCCAATTCCTATCTGGTTCTGTAAGGACTGTGGCGAAATCATAATCCCTGAAGAGGCAGACCTTCCGGTTGATCCAACCGTTGACAAACCAAAAAAACCCTGTCCCAAATGCGGCAGCACCTCGTTTGCTGCTGAAACTGATGTCCTTGATACCTGGATGGACTCATCAATATCAGTCCTTCATGTAACCGGCTGGGATGGTAGTCAGAAAAAGCCACCACTTTTCCCTGCCCAGATCAGACCTCAGGGACATGACATCATCAGGACATGGGCATTTTATACAATTCTCCGGGCAGTTTCACTTGTAGGCGGAAGACCATGGGACCAAATCCTGGTCAACGGAATGGTGCTTGGTGAAGACGGCTTTAAGATGAGTAAAAGCCGGGGGAATGTTACTGTTCCTGAAGAGATCCTGAGCCAGTATGGTGCAGATTCTCTGCGCCAATGGGCTGCTGCAGGCGCTGCAACTGGATCTGATATTCAGTTCAATTGGAATGATGTTGTTGCTGCCAACAGGTTCCTGACAAAGATGTGGAACATCTCCCGGTTCGCCCTGATGCAACTATCACGCGAACCTTATAATGAAAAAGCACCAATTACCGCCCTTGCTGACCGCTGGCTCTTAGTCAGGCTCGATCAGACAGTCCGTGATGTCTCTGATGCTTTTGAAACATACCAGTTTGATAGGGGACTTCGTATGATCAGAGAGTTTGCATGGGATGTCCTCGCAGACAACTACATTGAAATCGTTAAAGGGAGATTATACGGGGGCAGCGGCAGGGACGGGGCCTGTGTTGCTATACAGACTGCATTAAACAGCCTCTGCAGAATGATGGCCCCGTACACGCCTTACTTTGCCGAAGAAATCTGGTCGGCAGCGTTTGAGGGCTCGGTCCATAAACAGCATTGGGTTGATTTCTCTTATACAGATCCACAGGCACTCGCTGATGGGCAGATGCTTGTTCGGATTGTTAATGAGGTCCGAAGATACAAACATGACAAGAATCTTGCGTTAAATGCCCCTCTCGGGACAGTAACAGTATATGCAACGGACCTGATCGACGATGCAGGCGATGGAAGTCTGGCCCTGAACTGTACACTGAAGTACATGGCAGGAAAGCCTGAACTCAGGCAGGTTACCACTGGTGTCTCCTTCAACATGGGAATCATTGGTCCGGCACTCCGTGGTCAGGCGAAGGGTTTCATGCAGGCAATCGAAGCACTGCCAAAGGATCAACTAGGTGTGCTGCCAAAGTCCATTATGGTGGGAGGAGAAGAGATAGCAGTACCTGAGGGATCAGTAATCCCCAAGATGTCCTACACTGTAGCTGGTGCAGCAGTTGAGATTATTACAGCCCAGGATGACCTTATTATAACCGTTGAACAGAAAGAGTAA